A genome region from Sardina pilchardus chromosome 22, fSarPil1.1, whole genome shotgun sequence includes the following:
- the LOC134070098 gene encoding alpha-N-acetylgalactosaminide alpha-2,6-sialyltransferase 2-like, producing MIRRLWMYVFVVGAASLALTALLYSGQFNPETVATRSVDRLFGDAQGADVPGEDVLRKQQEEVEQHSASCSLRRETQNDVTFRRRFNFSVPVFQWASSFNQSEWVRLRDITPPYGWHGIPNEDVRSVLVLLSGVSSSLFDRSSSPVCVTCAVVGNGGILRGSRQGSAIDAHHYVFRLNGAITKGYEEDVGSKTSFYGFTTNSMKNSLSAYNRDGFTQTPQSQELKYIFIPAEPRDYVMLKAALQRTTVPSGKDQGDRPTKYFGSKPSVEKFRILHPDFITYVVKRFLKSRQLKSELRHLYMPSTGALMLFTALHTCDQVSAYGFITRNYDNFSDHYYDSKRKPLQFFANHDLKMEARMWQIMHLRGFITLYQRR from the exons ATGATACGCCGGTTATGGATGTACGTGTTCGTGGTGGGAGCCGCAAGCTTGGCTCTCACGGCGTTACTCTACTCCGGACAGTTTAACCCAGAGACGGTGGCTACCCGCTCCGTGGACAG GCTCTTTGGAGACGCACAGGGAGCAGATGTTCCAGGAGAAGACGTCCTGCggaagcagcaggaggaggtggag cagcactCAGCCAGCTGCTCTCTCAGACGTGAGACGCAGAATGACGTGACGTTCAGGAGGCGCTTCAACTTCTCCGTCCCAGTGTTCCAGTGGGCCTCCagcttcaaccaatcagaatgggTGCGACTCCGTGACATCACCCCTCCCTATGGCTGGCATGGGATACCTAAcgagg ATGTGAGGAGTGTCCTGGTGCTGCTCTCTGGTGTGTCCAGTTCTCTGTTTGACCGGAGCTCGTCTCcggtgtgtgtgacctgtgctGTCGTCGGCAACGGCGGAATACTGCGGGGGTCCAGGCAGGGCAGCGCCATCGACGCCCACCACTATGTgttcag attaaaCGGGGCCATAACTAAAGGCTATGAGGAGGATGTGGGCTCTAAGACATCCTTCTATGGCTTCACCACCAACTCCATGAAGAACTCCCTGAGTGCCTACAATAGAGATGGCTTCACCCAGACCCCACAGAGCcag GAGCTGAAGTACATCTTCATCCCTGCTGAGCCGCGGGACTACGTGATGCTTAAGGCCGCCCTCCAGAGAACCACCGTTCCCTCCGGGAAAGACCAGGGAgaccg GCCCACTAAGTATTTCGGGTCCAAACCCTCCGTGGAGAAATTCAGGATTCTCCATCCGGACTTCATCACCTATGTGGTCAAGAG GTTCCTGAAGTCTCGCCAGCTCAAGTCGGAGTTGAGGCACCTGTATATGCCCAGCACTGGAGCACTCATGCTGTTTACCGCCTTACACACCTgtgaccag GTGTCGGCCTATGGCTTCATCACTCGTAACTATGACAACTTCTCCGACCACTACTACGACTCCAAGCGGAAACCGCTGCAGTTCTTTGCCAACCACGACCTCAAGATGGAGGCGCGCATGTGGCAGATCATGCACCTACGGGGGTTCATAACGCTTTACCAGagacgctaa